The following are encoded together in the Oscarella lobularis chromosome 10, ooOscLobu1.1, whole genome shotgun sequence genome:
- the LOC136192549 gene encoding uncharacterized protein, with amino-acid sequence MSAAEQGTDGAGRGRGSGEDDNDDRGRGLGRGQGRRGRNRRGSGRGRRRGNDVFLRSSRHGGSLEIVIPSWRFLRPGGGGETMLAAALNVIQGGGQRRQRKQMMEDVQKEEEEEKNKEEEKIEEKREENKEEKKEEKKGEKEEQKEVEQKKKQEKKEEEKKEEEEKMDEWEKEEMDEGGL; translated from the exons ATGTCGGCAGCTGAACAGGGAACGGACGGCGCCGGCCGTGGCCGTGGaagcggcgaagacgacaacgacgaccgCGGTCGCGGCCTTGGCCGTGGCCAAGGTCGACGTGGTCGAAATCGCCGCGGAAGCGGTCGCGGTCGGCGTCGTGGAAA CGACGTCTTCTTGCGATCGAGCCGCCATGGTGGATCACTCGAAATAGTGATCCCATCATGGCGGTTCCTCCGCCCTGGCGGCGGAGGTGAAACGATGCTGGCCGCCGCCCTGAACGTCATTCAGGGCGGTGGCCAGCGTCGCCAGCGCAAGCAAATGATGGAGGACGTGcaaaaggaggaagaggaagagaagaataaggaggaagagaagatcgAAGAGAAGAGGGAAGAGAataaggaggagaagaaggaagagaagaaggggGAGAAGGAAGAGCAGAAGGAGGTggaacagaagaagaaacaggaaaagaaagaggaggagaagaaggaggaggaggaaaagatgGACGAAtgggagaaggaggagatgGACGAAGGGGGACTTTAG
- the LOC136192547 gene encoding uncharacterized protein isoform X1 gives MMANPSAKVLEDRRYTGYSVCENVLEGFEFDDKESNSLSPSKKLQTTSPTFEFIHPKLPTETASTNEKRLFNAVKEDNLVEVQKIVSISKKMENQIILLEVMTDEGKVVEGLWTVVCLAVFKKNIEIVKLLFNYYSFTKEFTLRVLRTEAGIFLDDIVCSCFVIEKEFFTILNLLGTGIETRQFCIMSDMVYT, from the exons ATGATGGCCAACCCAAGCGCTAAGGTGCTGGAAGACCGCCGCTACACCGGCTACAGTGTTTGCGAAAACGTTCTTGAAGGCTTCGAATTCGATGATAAAG AGTCGAATTCCTTGTCTCCAAGCAAAAAGCTCCAGACGACTAGTCCTACATTTGAATTTATCCATCCTAAACTTCCTACGGAAACAGCTTCaacgaacgaaaaacgactctTTAATGCCGTTAAAGAAGATAACTTAGTCGAAGTGCAGAAAATAGTTTCAATCTCAAAGAAAATGGAAAACCAAATTATACTTTTGGAAGTTATGACTGATGAAGGAAAAGTTGTTGAG ggTTTGTGGACAGTTGTCTGTCTAGCAGTATTTAAAAAGAACATAGAAATTGTGAAGTtgctatttaattattactCCTTCACAAAGGAGTTTACGCTAAGAGTTTTACGCACTGAAGCCGGGATCTTTTTGGATGATATTGTCTGCAGTTGTTTTGTgatagagaaagaa TTCTTCACAATATTGAATTTGCTTGGAACCGGAATCGAAACACGGCAGTTCTGTATAATGAGTGACATGGTTTATACATGA
- the LOC136192547 gene encoding uncharacterized protein isoform X2, which yields MMANPSAKVLEDRRYTGYSVCENVLEGFEFDDKESNSLSPSKKLQTTSPTFEFIHPKLPTETASTNEKRLFNAVKEDNLVEVQKIVSISKKMENQIILLEVMTDEGKVVEGLWTVVCLAVFKKNIEIVKLLFNYYSFTKEFTLRVLRTEAGIFLDDIVCSCFVIEKEAAFSSSQY from the exons ATGATGGCCAACCCAAGCGCTAAGGTGCTGGAAGACCGCCGCTACACCGGCTACAGTGTTTGCGAAAACGTTCTTGAAGGCTTCGAATTCGATGATAAAG AGTCGAATTCCTTGTCTCCAAGCAAAAAGCTCCAGACGACTAGTCCTACATTTGAATTTATCCATCCTAAACTTCCTACGGAAACAGCTTCaacgaacgaaaaacgactctTTAATGCCGTTAAAGAAGATAACTTAGTCGAAGTGCAGAAAATAGTTTCAATCTCAAAGAAAATGGAAAACCAAATTATACTTTTGGAAGTTATGACTGATGAAGGAAAAGTTGTTGAG ggTTTGTGGACAGTTGTCTGTCTAGCAGTATTTAAAAAGAACATAGAAATTGTGAAGTtgctatttaattattactCCTTCACAAAGGAGTTTACGCTAAGAGTTTTACGCACTGAAGCCGGGATCTTTTTGGATGATATTGTCTGCAGTTGTTTTGTgatagagaaagaa GCTGCCTTTAGTTCTTCACAATATTGA
- the LOC136192545 gene encoding probable ATP-dependent RNA helicase DDX60, with amino-acid sequence MSHVESPSESEDSEWIEESESESGSDSETEIESDPEPLDFDSIYHSFAIHYTDVLRDYEEDQAVLVDGDSLVLEAIMDRSLDWDHGGQFLHLTYLVEKKLSGFQRKATQVRVVFFKFMEVVWSLLPDSSALLARKAIIRHLNRSTRMSVACEFESALSDKWKEYLKEECPCFVVMSDKPLELSSLSKFRSVIENARLPFRSLLLGCQQMEIDCVFFAGMKFRVNRIHAFRCCFSPSLRDEVEQVEKELKRATLSHLQFLPCQRQQNEDRDDFEEFFTANVETFIRAVGGHFRLILFGISAAYTLRNMPRKIDLVQLFVLHAGLIELLPLRDRYQMLFRGHDQFFDMDKETSMFLTKMHYLLCSGESLVAAHDLSFPHCEKHYADLMDGRLFCRLVQLFRKSPAKLSDAIAETCQSSNSTSTRLLVVWNAICSAAALSSSREIPLWPRCLEFKGDDAETKSPFTHLAPAWLRSDFHGKSERRRHNVGITKRPLLLNTSFFSYDAYVGEMKTKLAYEEEWCSVSARSRSPTGAHRYYHDDFHWHSGKYIADGMGALPAVLKSTLSPVRDQTKYKSFLQDYAESLVGGTLLNSHPLLFEGKRQQGAKPKQSAKAKKIIEENQKRKYKVAIDKEEEKLTTLIKMSSSSSAEGQLRELDAFVKKAHPEVQFHARERIFDLCRKELDIEKQRLFWKVRLFMAAHSLVDEHPSLINKKLKREIVKEVKQLGFSANAALIAGKLEGEMTASHSESEACCRFQLLNMGHMMQSDKKLAPDPRVKEFIPDEWQAKVMDFIDRNESVVVSAPTSSGKTFISFYCMEKILRSNPDDVLVYVSPTKALVNQVAATVYAQFAHRKADLPEGKTLCGVFTRDYRLDPMKCQILVTVPEVFDILLLSVVAQKWVQRVKYDILDEVHCLGDEGRGMVWERLLLLVPCPFLALSATIGNPDRFRRWTETVQRAKSDKSTAKASKVHLVIHKSSDRFSYLQKYIVVPDQSKSFRTDVVAIHPASAISTNRMINFGFPEDFTMSAAETLHLYDEMSKQFPHNASLAANNPEAFFRGERIIRRNGAKEYETKVKTFVEELSKDPDKSKVEALWNSLQPTSNERLALDKNSSFRKLVGGITDLLLKLNEEEKLPVIVFCLERKRCETLVQTVVEDLFCMEEESTPSLAQRHKDEKRRLKEEKKKRKREEKQNRLLKGKKKRSPQWDDEKEESASEPVMSEYDPRRCRKEYSFYNMNKIRTSEDLAKLERKYLKYSRNAWFKEGLQRGIGCHHSGMAKKERQLTEKLFREGAIKVVVATSTLALGIHMPCRTVVFAGDSPFLNSLGFRQMSGRAGRRGFDPVGNIVFFGVPWKKICQLMTTGVPSLHSSGSLDFSTILRLVMYESGSPFSEEAQRKTLSVLNNAMAVYENADLAPLQRHFYLLAIEYLRRKGLMSPSGHPIGLAGLVTHQFYVDPNNFVAVSFLERGLFHRIVEANWRSRKLSDDTLRRMVHVLAYLFGLHQVHPKVKQRHDRHNRGKGGSPSQIILPPLDEDIQKIIDKHNNEVTEIATYYIKSVVPFEDTKLTRSALPLSKIDFSNDSIAENTEWNSLLSNFRRQAGNDDNRLWFSALSGDKRGVNDFYYVEEFFDIMSNGLPILETKNNVTYSSYVLDFFKHGQVKALEKWSGMTSGEVFRGLQDFYYCTKALSISLEQYEKQNEFIDLFQAFDQVAAAFGAKYSKAYKLLL; translated from the exons ATGAGTCATGTGGAAAGCCCGTCCGAGTCGGAAGACTCGGAATGGATAGAGGAGTCCGAGAGCGAAAGCGGATCAGATTCTGAGACGGAGATCGAGAGTGATCCCGAACCCCTGGATTTCGACAGCATTTACCATAGTTTCGCAATTCA TTACACTGACGTCTTGAGAGATTACGAAGAAGATCAGGCTGTTCTTGTTGACGGCGATTCCCTTGTGTTAGAAGCGATCATGGATCGTTCTTTGGACTGGGACCATGGAGGACAATTTCTTCATCTCACATATCTTGTTGAAAAGAAGCTGAGCGGTTTTCAACGGAAAGCAACTCAGGTGCGAGttgtctttttcaaattcatGGAAGTCGTGTGGTCACTGCTGCCTGATTCGTCCGCTCTCCTGGCTCGAAAAGCGATAATTCGACATTTGAATAGAAGCACCAGAATGTCTGTTGCTTGCGAGTTCGAAAGTGCTTTATCTGACAAGTGGAAAGAGTACCTCAAAGAAGAGTGCCCCTGCTTCGTTGTTATGTCAGATAAACCATTGGAATTATCATCACTAAGCAAGTTTCGCTCAGTTATTGAAAACGCCAGGCTTCCATTTCGCTCTCTTCTGCTCGGCTGTCAGCAAATGGAAATTGACTGCGTCTTCTTCGCGGGAATGAAATTCAGGGTGAATAGAATTCATGCTTTTAGATGCTGCTTTTCTCCGAGTTTGAGAGATGAAGTTGAACAG gtagaaaaagaattgaagCGAGCAACTCTTTCTcatcttcaatttcttccttGTCAACGTCAGCAAAACGAG GATCGTGAtgattttgaagaatttTTCACGGCAAACGTTGAAACGTTTATCCGTGCCGTGGGTGGTCACTTCCGATTGATTCTCTTTGGAATCTCTGCAGCGTATACACTACGT AATATGCCCAGAAAAATTGATCTTGTTCAACTCTTCGTTTTGCACGCTGGACTTATCGAGCTCCTTCCTTTGCGCGACAGATATCAGATGCTTTTTCGTGGACAtgatcaattttttgacATGGACAAGGAGACGTCTATGTTTCTCACAAAA ATGCACTATCTTCTTTGCTCTGGCGAGAGCTTGGTCGCTGCACACGATCTTAGCTTTCCGCATTGCGAAAAGCACTACGCGGACCTTATGGATGGAAGGCTTTTTTGCCGTTTAGTGCAGCTTTTTAGAAAGTCCCCTGCAAAACTTTCTGATGCAATAGCTGAAACTTGTCAAA GTTCTAATTCTACTTCAACTCGTCTTCTAGTTGTGTGGAACGCGATCTGTTCCGCAGCAGCTCTGTCTTCCAGCCGAGAAATTCCTTTGTGGCCACGCTGCTTGGAGTTCAAGGGCGATGATGCTGAGACGAAAAGCCCATTTACCCATCTTGCCCCTGCTTGGTTGCGTTCCGACTTTCACG GCAAAagtgaaagaagaaggcatAACGTTGGGATTACAAAGAGGCCTCTCCTGCTGAATActagttttttttcttacgatGCCTACGTCGGCGAAATGAAAACAAAGCTAGCTTACGAGGAGGAATGGTGTTCCGTAAGCGCTCGAAGCCG TTCGCCAACAGGCGCTCACCGATACTATCACGACGATTTTCATTGGCACTCTGGAAAATACATAGCAGACG GAATGGGAGCTCTTCCCGCAGTTCTAAAGAGCACGCTATCACCCGTCCGAGATCAAACGAAGTATAAGAGTTTTCTGCAAGATTATGCAGAGTCATTGGTGGGAGGAACTCTTCTGAACTCTCATCCCCTTCTTTTTGAAGGAAAACGTCAGCAAGGCGCTAAGCCT AAACAATCCGCtaaagccaaaaaaattattgaagaaaaccaaaagagaaaatata AGGTGGCAATCGataaggaagaagaaaaacttaCGACCCTTATCAAGatgtcctcttcgtcttcggcggAAGGACAACTACGTGAGCTAGACGCTTTTGTAAAGAAAGCTCATCCAGAAGTCCAGTTTCATGCTAGAGAACGAATATTTGATCTATGTCGAAAAGAACTGG ATATTGAAAAGCAACGCCTGTTTTGGAAAGTTCGCTTGTTCATGGCCGCTCACTCACTCGTGGATGAGCATCCATCCTTGATTAATAAGAAATTGAAGCGAGAGATTGTGAAAGAAGTAAAGCAGCTTGGCTTTTCTGCCAATGCAGCCCTGATTGCGGGAAAGTTAGAAGGCGAAATGACAGCATCACAC AGCGAAAGTGAAGCTTGCTGTCGTTTTCAGCTTTTGAACATGGGGCATATGATGCAAAGTGATAAAAAACTTGCACCAGATCCTAGAGTCAAGGAGTTTATTCCTGACGAGTGGCAG GCAAAAGTCATGGATTTTATTGACAGAAACGAGTCGGTTGTCGTTTCTGCTCCTACGTCGTCTGGAAAAACATTCATTTCGTTTTATTGCATGGAAAAG ATTCTTCGATCGAATCCCGACGACGTCCTCGTTTacgtttcgccgacgaaggcCTTGGTAAATCAAGTGGCAGCAACCGTCTACGCCCAATTTGCTCACAGAAAAGCAGACCTGCCGGAAGGAAAAACGCTTTGTGGAGTGTTTACTCGTGACTACCGCCTGGATCCAATGAAATGTCAG ATTCTCGTTACGGTGCCAGAGGTTTTTGACATTCTCCTGCTTTCTGTTGTGGCACAGAAATGGGTCCAGCGCGTAAAATATGACATTCTCGACGAG GTTCATTGCTTGGGTGACGAAGGTCGGGGAATGGTTTGGGAACGATTGCTTTTGCTTGTTCCTTGTCCATTTCTTGCTCTTTCGGCTACTATTGGCAATCCTGACCGATTTCGACG GTGGACTGAAACCGTTCAGCGAGCGAAAAGCGACAAGTCAACAGCCAAGGCTTCAAAAGTTCATCTAG TGATTCACAAATCGTCAGATAGGTTTTCCTACTTACAGAAATACATTGTTGTTCCAGATCAGAGCAAGTCTTTTCGAACAGATGTTGTCGCCATTCATCCTGCGTCAGCAATCTCCACTAATCGA ATGATTAATTTCGGGTTTCCCGAAGATTTCACGATGTCAGCTGCTGAAACACTGCATCTGTATGACGAAATGAGTAAACAGTTTCCACACAACGCGTCCCTGGCG GCAAATAATCCGGAAGCGTTTTTTCGTGGAGAGCGAATTATTCGCCGAAATGGAGCAAAAGAGTATGAAACGAAGGTCAAGACGTTTGTTGAGGAATTGAGCAAAGATCCGGACAAAAGCAAG GTCGAAGCGCTGTGGAATTCTCTGCAGCCTACAAGCAATGAGCGTCTTGCATTGGATAAGAATTCTTCATTTCGAAAGCTTGTAGGCGGAATCACTGATTTGCTTCTTAAGctaaatgaagaagaaaagcttcCTGTTATTGTATTTTG CCTTGAGAGAAAACGTTGTGAAACCTTGGTTCAAACTGTAGTAGAGGATTTGTTTTGCATGGAAGAAGAGTCTACGCCAAGCCTTGCGCAGCGTCACAAAgatgaaaaacgacgtcttaaagaggagaagaagaagcgaaagcgagaagaaaagcaaaa CCGTCTGTtaaaaggcaagaaaaagagatcCCCTCAATGGGACGATGAAAAGGAAGAATCGGCGTCTGAGCCAGTCATGAGTGAATACGATCCCAGAAGATGTAGAAAAGAGTACTCCTTTTATAATATGAATAAGATCCGGACTTCAGAG gACCTTGCTAAACTGGAGAGAAAGTATTTGAAGTACTCTCGAAACGCATGGTTCAAAGAAGGACTGCAGCGTGGAATTGGCTGCCATCACTCAGGTATGGCTAAGAAAGAGAGGCAGCTGACTGAAAAACTCTTCCGAGAAGGCGCAATCAAA GTTGTCGTGGCGACGAGCACACTAGCTCTTGGCATCCACATGCCGTGTAGGACTGTAGTATTTGCTGGTGACTCGCCGTTTCTCAACAGCCTCGGTTTTCGTCAA ATGAGCGGTCGAGCAGGCCGACGCGGTTTTGACCCTGTTGGCAACATAGTCTTCTTCGGAGTACCATGGAAAAAGATTTGCCAATTGATGACAACCGGAGTGCCGTCTTTGCATAGCAGTGGTTCACTTGACTTCAGCACCATCCTCCGTCTGGTGATGTACGAATCAGGTTCGCCGTTTTCGGAGGAGGCTCAAAGGAAG ACGCTGTCGGTTCTCAACAACGCAATGGCCGTTTACGAAAACGCCGACCTGGCGCCGCTTCAAAGGCACTTCTACCTCCTTGCAATTGAATATCTCAGGAGAAAA gGTTTAATGAGTCCCTCTGGACATCCGATAGGGCTGGCGGGACTAGTGACTCACCAGTTCTACGTTGATCCGAACAACTTCGTGGCTGTAAGTTTTCTCGAAAGAGGATTATTTCACAGAATCGTAGAAGCAAACTGGCGCTCAC GAAAGCTTTCTGACGATACTCTACGGCGAATGGTGCACGTTTTAGCTTACCTCTTCGGGCTCCATCAAGTTCATCCGAAGGTGAAACAGCGTCACGATAGACACAATAGAGGAAAGGGAGGATCTCCATCTCAG ATTATTTTGCCGCCGTTAGACGAAGACATTCAGAAGATCATTGACAAGCACAACAACGAAGTGACTGAGATTGCGACTTACTATATCAAATCCGTTGTTCCTTTCGAGGACACCAAATTGACTAGGTCCGCTCTTCCTCTGTCTAAGATCG ACTTTTCCAATGATTCTATAGCAGAGAATACCGAATGGAATAGTCTCCTGTCCAACTTTCGTCGTCAGgcaggaaacgacgac AATCGGCTATGGTTCTCTGCTCTATCTGGAGACAAAAGAGGGGTCAATGACTTTTATTACGTTGAAGagtttttcgac ATTATGTCTAACGGTCTACCTATTCTGGAAACAAAGAACAACGTGACGTACAGCTCGTATGTGCTGGACTTCTTCAAACACGGACAAGTTAAAGCGCTGGAAAAATGGAGTGG AATGACTTCTGGAGAAGTGTTCAGAGGGCTGCAGGACTTTTATTATTGCACTAAAGCATTGAG CATTTCACTGGAGCAATATGAGAAACAAAACGAATTCATTGATCTCTTTCAAGCCTTTGATCAAGTCGCTGCGGCCTTTGGCGCTAAATACAGCAAAGCCTACAAGCTTCTACTGTAA
- the LOC136192257 gene encoding uncharacterized protein translates to MIEAEAKRLEAAALNLDSFLRCFHLSHLKEDLRRRNVHNIRQFIRLDARNVVNYCDQISSLRAQTAYKEREKHRVSLTSELDLDDVRDEESQEGFLLFKCCAVMSSRDIPPDVVADAAFQTNPLDKEFKISKAIKILNERSLIQQISSPDNDMVVTFSMHHLIQASMLQRMAGNAKDFVSVLKSVAKAFFERLPHFDDLSNLLISPVVLSLTPHIYSTAVKMLRLGILDEGVYPGLVDCACQLALEYRHYEEATHLCFLRVNAFEAKLTRFCVEETRRRRQDYYYDIAFSRYLLNNLNEVDVNIWRSLSGTPTNSDKFSQKVLLNISDKNLL, encoded by the exons ATGATAGAAGCTGAGGCTAAACGCTTGGAAGCGGCTGCATTGAATTTAGATAGCTTCTTGCGCTGCTTTCATCTTTCCCACCTTAAAGAAGATCTCAGGCGACGCAATGTTCATAACATCCGTCAGTTCATTCGTCTAGACGCTCGCAATGTCGTCAACTATTGCGATCAGATTTCTAGTTTGCGTGCTCAGACCGCTTacaaggagagagagaaacatCGCGTATCTCTAACTTCGGAGTTGGATCTTGATGACGTGAGAGATGAGGAATCTCAAGAGggttttctccttttcaagTGCTGTGCTGTCATGTCGTCGCGTGATATTCCAccagacgtcgtcgccgatgcTGCGTTTCAGACGAATCCTCTCGATAAGGAGTTCAAAATCTCGAAAGCCATTAAGATTTTGAACGAACGCTCTCTTATCCAGCAGATCAGTAGTCCTGATAACGACATGGTTGTCACCTTCTCCATGCATCATTTGATTCAAGCAAGTATGCTGCAACGAATGGCCGGAAACGCGAAAGACTTTGTCAGCGTCCTCAAGTCTGTTGCAAAAGCCTTTTTCGAACGTCTTCCTCACTTCGACGACTTGAGCAATCTATTGATTAGTCCAGTTGTGCTCTCCCTTACTCCTCATATCTATTCTACTGCAGTTAAGATGCTTAGACTTGGGATACTCGACGAAGGAGTTTATCCAGGACTTGTTGACTGTGCCTGTCAATTAGCGCTAGAGTACAGGCACTACGAAGAGGCGACGCATTTGTGCTTTCTTCGCGTTAATGCTTTCGAAGCAAAATTGACACGATTTTGCGTGGAAGAAACCCGACGTCGAAGGCAAGACT ATTACTATGATATTGCGTTCAGTCGATATCTCTTGAATAATTTGAACGAGGTAGACGTGAACATTTGGCGATCTCTAAGCGGAACGCCTACAAATTCTGATAAATTTTCTCAAAAAG TATTGCTTAATATTTCTGATAAAAATTTACTCTGA